The genomic DNA TTCACATAATAGGAGCACACTTTGAGTAAACGAATGGATAGACAATCGCGTCGCGAACAGATCGCCGAAGCTGCACTTAAACTTGCAGAAAAAGGTGTCTCGTTCATAACAATGGAGAGCGTTGCGAAGGCATGCAGCATTGTCCCTTCCGCCCTTTATCGTCACTACCGCAACAAAGATGAGGTTTTTGACGGTTTGCGCGACCTTGTGCGTGACAAGTTGATTGAAAACGCAACCCTTGCTGCCAAAGAAGAAAAAAGTCCTATGGCAACTCTAAAGAATCTTGCGCTCAGACATGCAGATCTACTTTACAAATATCCCGGTATTCCACGGCTCATGTTTTCTGACAAAATCTCTGGGAAAAAGTCGCTTAGACGCAAAGCATTCCTTGCTGTTATGAATGAGTATCGGCAGGCCGCAGCTTCGATTGCCGAAGAAGGACAAAAGTCTGGCGAACTACGAACTGATGTTAAACCGGAAGATATTGTCTTCATGCTTCTCGGAACGGTAGTACCGCCTTCATTTATATTCCATATTTCTGATGGCGAATTCGACCCGAGACCACAAGTAAAACAAAACTTAATGCTTTTTGAAGACGCTGTTAAGTTCAGAAAAAATAACGAGGACGTGTAATATGAATATCCCAGACATTCGCATTCATAAAACCATATTGCTGATATCGTTATGCTTCCTGCTGTTCTCGTGCACGGATCAAGAAAACTTCCTTTGGCAAGGTTATGTTGAAGGTGAATTTGTCTACGTATCCTCCCCTCTCGGCGGCCAACTCGACGAGATAAAAGTCAAGAAGGGTCAGCAAATAATCGAAGGGCATCCGCTGTTCACTCTCGAAAGAGAATTTGAAAAAGCGGGAGTGAGCGAAGCGTCCGAAAATATGGATAAGGCCCTCAACGACCTTGCGGACAAACGTAAAGGGCGCAGGCCTTCTGAAATTGCTTCCATTAAAGCTCGGCTCAGAAAAGCGAAGTCGGCTGAATCACTGGCGGCAATAGACTATAAGCGCAGGGCAAATCTGTACAAATCTCGCACCATTTCAGAAGAGGAACGCGACAAAGCAAGATCTGATTATCAACAAGCCACTCAACAGGTGAGGCAAACTTCATCCGAGCTTACTACCGCGACCCTCGGTTCAAGATCCGATGAAATCAAGGCCGCGGAATCAGCCGTAGAAGCGGCAAAGGCACGCCTAGAGCAAGCCCGTTGGAATTACAATCAGAAGGAACAGAATGCGCCGCGCACAGGTTTGGTCTTCGATACCATTAGATATAAAGGCGAATGGGTTCCGGCAGGCAAACCGATTCTATCAATTTTACCACCCGAGAATCGCAAAGTTATATTTTATGTGCCCGAACCAATCGTAGGAGGATTCTCCGTTGGTGAAGAACTGCTCCTAAACTATGACGGAATAAAAGAGCCAGTAAAAGTAAAGGTTACATACATTGCGCCGGAAGCCGAATATACTCCGCCTGTTATTTATTCCAGCGAAAGCAGAGCGAAACTTGTTTTCATGATTGAAGCTTACCCTTCGCTAAGTGAAGCCTTGCTCCTTAAACCCGGCCAGCCTGTAGATATCAGCCGCGATGCAAAATATTTTAATGGTAAAACCAGCTTAATCGAAACAGTTAAGACTTTCTTCCGAGGCAAGAATGAATGATCAAACTGTCATAGACGTCAAAGGCGTGACAAAGATATTTGGTAAGCGCACGGTTGTTGACGGACTGGATATGAAAGTCAAAAAGGGTGAGATATATGGTTTTCTCGGTCCAAATGGATCAGGAAAAACCACATTTATCCGCATGCTTTGCGGACTTCTACACCCTGACGCCGGATCTGGAACCTGTCTTGGTCACAACATAATTACCGAGTCTGATCAAATCAAGCCGCAAGTAGGCTACATGGCGCAAAAATTCAGCCTCTACGGAGATCTGACCGTACAGGAAAATCTGGATTTCCTAGCTCGTGCTTATCAATTGCCTAACCGCAAAAAGCTAATTGCGGACGCGATAGAACGCATGGGTCTAGGCAGATTCACAAACCAATTAGCGGACAGCCTTTCGGGCGGCTGGAAACAGCGACTCGCCTTGACAGGTTGTACTCTGCACAGCCCGAAACTTTTGCTCCTCGATGAACCAACGGCCGGAGTTGATCCTTCAGCCCGGAGAGATTTCTGGGACGAGGTTCATAACCTAGCCGCGCAAGGGATAACTGCCCTCATCAGCACACATTATATGGATGAAGCTGAGCGTTGCCACAGACTGGCATATATTGCGTACGGCAAGCTTTTGGCAAAAGGAACGTTAGAGGAATTAATTGATCAGTCGGGACTTCATACATGGACTTTGAAAGGACCGCGGCTTAATGAAATGACGCCCCTATTGCGTGCAACCGAGGGTATTGATCAAGTTGTTGCATTCGGAAACACTTTGCACATCAGCGGCAGAGATTCCAATATTATTGAACGAGGCATACGTAAAGTTGCCAGTCCTGAAAACAGTTTTAACCCATCGGAAACAAGTCTCGAAGAAGTCTTCATAGATCTAATGCAGGGGATGAATCCATGAAAGCTCTAAAGCTGTTTTCATTTAAAAGATTCATGGCAATGGCGGGCAAAGAATTTGTGCAAATGCGCAGGGATCGTCTCACTTTCGCAATGATGATCGGCATACCGCTAATTCAGCTAATTCTTTTCGGATACGCAATAAACTCAGACCCCAGACATTTGCCACTTGCAATTCTGTCAGGGGATAACAGTCAATATTCAAGGTCGATTGTATCCGGCATGCAAGCCAGTACATATTTTGATGTGGACAGATTCATTAGTTCACGAGCTGAAGCCAACAGGTTGCTTGAACTTGGTGATGTGCAGTTCGTGCTGACGATTCCGGAACAGTTCGGACAGAAAATTGAACGTGGAGAACGCCCTGTTTTACTAATTGAAGCTGATGCGACTGACCCAATGGCAACAGGCAATGCCGTAAATTCCATGCGCGAAATAGTGGACCGTGCATTGCGACGGAATTTGAAAGGATCGCTCAGTTATTTGCTCCCGGAAAAATCTCCGGTAGATGTGCGAGTTCATGCGGACTACAACCCCGAAGCTATCAGCCAATACAATATAGTGCCGGGGTTAATGGGAGTAATCCTCACCCTGACGCTTTCAATGATTACGTCACTTGCAATCACCAGAGAGCGCGAACGCGGAACTATGGAAAATTTACTGACCACGCCAGTACGCCCGCTTGAGGTAATGCTCGGGAAAATCATCCCCTATGTGATGGTCGGCTACATTCAGGTGATGCTGATTATGTTGGCTTCGATCTTTCTGTTTCACGTACCGATTAACGGCAATCCGGTGATCATCTTTCTATACTCATCAATATTTATTGCCGCGAATTTGACCGTGGGGGTAACAATTTCAACTGTTGCCAAGAATCAGCTTCAAGCCGTGCAGATGTCCATATTCTTTTTTCTGCCATCACTACTGCTGTCAGGATTCATGTTTCCATTTCGCGGAATGCCACAATGGGCACAAACAATAGGATCAGTTCTACCGCTGACGCATTACCTGCGGTTAGTACGAGGAGTTCTACTAAAGGGAAGCGGCTGGGCTGAATCTACACACCACCTGTGGCCTATCATTATTTTCTGGATGATAGTCCTAGCTGTAGGACTTAAGAGGTATCGACAGACGTTAGATTAGCCTATTTACTAAAACAATTCAGCTAAGATAACCTATTAGCCCTTCGCCCATTTTATGGACGAAGGGCTTTTTTATGGAAAAATCAAAACTAGCCCGCCCTACCACATACGTTATTTTAAAATTAAAACGTAGTATTGACATATCTATTCTAAATAGATAGCACTCATGCTATATTTTTTAAAAATTATTAACCAGAGGTGTTTTATGAAAATTTCGAACTCAGCTACTTTTTCTCTTCTTGTTATTCTAACATTGCTGTCTGCAAGTTCTGCTTTTGCACACGAATTCATAATTAAACCAGTGCAACTGACCACTGAGGTAAACAGTGTACTTCCATTCAGAATTATTTCAGCCCACGCCTTTATGATCAGTGAAGAAATGGAACCTATGGACAAGGTTGAAGCCAATTTCATTTTCAAGGATAAAACCCAAAAACTAACACTTGAAGAAGATAAAATGCTGATGTCATTAAGTGGACAATGCATCCCCTCATCAGAAGGAACGGCAATTATCGCAGGACATAGAAAAGGGATGATCTGGACACAAACTACTCAAGGCTGGAAACAGCAGTCAAAGAAAGGTCTGAAGGGAGTTATTCGCAGTGGTAAATATGAAAAGTTCAGCAAGGCATTAGTAACAGTTGGAAAACCTGATGGTAATTTCAGCAAAACGGTCGGGCATAAACTAGAAGTAGTTCCGCTTTCCGACCCTACACAAGCTAAAGTTGGTGACGAAATAGTTTTCAAAACTCTTTTCAAAGGAAAGCCTATTTCCGTAGAAAATGTTCTTGCCTCTTATGATGGATTCTCACTTAATCCTAACACCTACGCCTATTTTACCGAACCTTACGGAGAAGGACTTGCTAAGGTTACAATCTCTCACCCGGGAGTCTGGATGGTCCGTGTTCAGCATAAAATAGATAAACCAACAGCCGACTATGACAGCAATGTATTACGTGCAGTTCTAGTTTTCGAAGTTAAATAAATGACAGCGCCAAAAAAAACACCGACCGTAATATTAATTACGGTCGGCATCATCCTTTATTGTAGTACAGTTTGGGCACATGGAGTTTCTTATGAACTCCTCGAAGCCTCTAAGACTATAACTTTTAAAACAGTATTTTCATCAGGAGAGCCTATCTCATACGGAGAAGTTTTAATATTTTCTCCAGAGGACTCTGAAATTGAATATCAAAACGGCAGAACGGATAAACTTGGGCAATTTTCATTCCTGCCGAATAAAAATGGAAAGTGGAAAATTGAGATAAATGGCGGGATGGGTCATAAAATATTTTTTGATATTGATATTACTGATTTGCATGGTGAAAATAAGATTGAAATACAGAACAAACCAACAACGTTCAAATCATCACTTTATATGCGAATAGCACTGGGAATCAGTTTAATTTTTAATATGTTTTTAGCGTCACGAATCATTTGGATAAAAAAAGCCTAGCAATCACAAAGTAAAACAAAAACATCCCGGAAAACAGTATATTCCGTTGGCCTGCATCCAGTACCCCTGTTTACCGCTTTCATCTTCGTACAATCTGCTAAGCCCTATACGGATATAAACATCTTCACCTCCGGCAAGCAGAGTATTCAGTTCGTCCATTCTGTCTTGCTGAATATATTGTAGAACGCAAGAATGAAAGTTCAAATCCGCGATAGGAGTATACCCAAATATATCTCCAGACTTGTCCTGAAAACTTAACCGTATTTTTTTATCGCCACTTTCCATTGCAGAAAGAGACATCGACAACGGATTTACTCTAATAGTTTTTATTGAGAATTCAGGAGGGCAGTCATAAGGAGCGCAACATACTTTAGATGAGATGACTCCCTTAAAAGCTTCACTTACTGAGTCGAATGCAGTTTGCTCAAGCACCCCTTTGAATGAATTATCATCCATCATCCCTAGCCACAAATCATTCACCATGTGGCAATCTTCAACATGCGGGCGGGTTGCTCCATCTATGGGAAAAACGGTTGCATCAACAAGCATCCCTGGACGAATTCCTTTCTGCGCAACAAGCTCTCTTGTTGCGTAAGGCAAAGGCCTATGACAAGTGCAGTTCTCTACATCAAGTAGAGCCATGCAAACATTATCAGTATCCTTAAAGCGAGTTATATCTGTAACCACTAACTTCATAATTACCCGTTCCCTCTGCCCAACCCCTCAGGCTCCATTTGAAAATAAATTCAGTGACCCATAATATTATAACTGTTATCCCTACAGACATTATTCGAATATGTCACCCTTAGA from Maridesulfovibrio frigidus DSM 17176 includes the following:
- a CDS encoding HlyD family secretion protein; translation: MNIPDIRIHKTILLISLCFLLFSCTDQENFLWQGYVEGEFVYVSSPLGGQLDEIKVKKGQQIIEGHPLFTLEREFEKAGVSEASENMDKALNDLADKRKGRRPSEIASIKARLRKAKSAESLAAIDYKRRANLYKSRTISEEERDKARSDYQQATQQVRQTSSELTTATLGSRSDEIKAAESAVEAAKARLEQARWNYNQKEQNAPRTGLVFDTIRYKGEWVPAGKPILSILPPENRKVIFYVPEPIVGGFSVGEELLLNYDGIKEPVKVKVTYIAPEAEYTPPVIYSSESRAKLVFMIEAYPSLSEALLLKPGQPVDISRDAKYFNGKTSLIETVKTFFRGKNE
- a CDS encoding TetR/AcrR family transcriptional regulator, with amino-acid sequence MSKRMDRQSRREQIAEAALKLAEKGVSFITMESVAKACSIVPSALYRHYRNKDEVFDGLRDLVRDKLIENATLAAKEEKSPMATLKNLALRHADLLYKYPGIPRLMFSDKISGKKSLRRKAFLAVMNEYRQAAASIAEEGQKSGELRTDVKPEDIVFMLLGTVVPPSFIFHISDGEFDPRPQVKQNLMLFEDAVKFRKNNEDV
- a CDS encoding DUF4198 domain-containing protein, with translation MKISNSATFSLLVILTLLSASSAFAHEFIIKPVQLTTEVNSVLPFRIISAHAFMISEEMEPMDKVEANFIFKDKTQKLTLEEDKMLMSLSGQCIPSSEGTAIIAGHRKGMIWTQTTQGWKQQSKKGLKGVIRSGKYEKFSKALVTVGKPDGNFSKTVGHKLEVVPLSDPTQAKVGDEIVFKTLFKGKPISVENVLASYDGFSLNPNTYAYFTEPYGEGLAKVTISHPGVWMVRVQHKIDKPTADYDSNVLRAVLVFEVK
- a CDS encoding ABC transporter ATP-binding protein is translated as MNDQTVIDVKGVTKIFGKRTVVDGLDMKVKKGEIYGFLGPNGSGKTTFIRMLCGLLHPDAGSGTCLGHNIITESDQIKPQVGYMAQKFSLYGDLTVQENLDFLARAYQLPNRKKLIADAIERMGLGRFTNQLADSLSGGWKQRLALTGCTLHSPKLLLLDEPTAGVDPSARRDFWDEVHNLAAQGITALISTHYMDEAERCHRLAYIAYGKLLAKGTLEELIDQSGLHTWTLKGPRLNEMTPLLRATEGIDQVVAFGNTLHISGRDSNIIERGIRKVASPENSFNPSETSLEEVFIDLMQGMNP
- a CDS encoding ABC transporter permease codes for the protein MKALKLFSFKRFMAMAGKEFVQMRRDRLTFAMMIGIPLIQLILFGYAINSDPRHLPLAILSGDNSQYSRSIVSGMQASTYFDVDRFISSRAEANRLLELGDVQFVLTIPEQFGQKIERGERPVLLIEADATDPMATGNAVNSMREIVDRALRRNLKGSLSYLLPEKSPVDVRVHADYNPEAISQYNIVPGLMGVILTLTLSMITSLAITRERERGTMENLLTTPVRPLEVMLGKIIPYVMVGYIQVMLIMLASIFLFHVPINGNPVIIFLYSSIFIAANLTVGVTISTVAKNQLQAVQMSIFFFLPSLLLSGFMFPFRGMPQWAQTIGSVLPLTHYLRLVRGVLLKGSGWAESTHHLWPIIIFWMIVLAVGLKRYRQTLD